A stretch of Penaeus vannamei isolate JL-2024 chromosome 18, ASM4276789v1, whole genome shotgun sequence DNA encodes these proteins:
- the Ask1 gene encoding mitogen-activated protein kinase kinase kinase 15 isoform X2: protein MTDSLGSRSDNSGQSIVLSGSRARMDVVCVLDLCHSERLQQRKKAWDAVRSSCLSVNANCYHIQFEKLDFGETNVLDQFYNADVAIVDLSIVMQQRTLFYHLGVRESFDMKENILLYNDYDSTVTMPLKLSCGSYTFISYRTLDGGQCVMTEPSMRIGTEDNSTTDCKILLSNKLRKQLQDVEIQTKAHMKEKFLADLRKMREVFSGEELKKQLHNLRKRLDDPNILSGDVVLNMLLSLREIQDYDAMVQLVDDLKTIPNRKLYTSTPAIRFLYGFALNRRNMEGDREKALAVITKALEKKENQVPDMVCLCGRIYKDKFVESQHTDQESLHNAIYWYRKGFEEQPNEYAGINLATLLVIDGNDFSKSAELQHIGMVLNNLIGKKGSLSSLQDYWDVATFFEISVLAEDYGKAIQAAECMFKLKPPNWYLKSTIGNIMLINRFRKRSEDNEPTPEENIFNFWIDYFVEGTKTELGDVIRFPILILEPTGMYQPSYYLPSYVTANLGAEEKSIQLSNLCIDRMKGICRRVHEWLFTASSIKSITLYKRDERAVFLYVQENSDDFQMFFPSEQCRQIFFRLVLELTANQKGTVMDLEAEFSSGPIQYEYELEDSGKRLILGKGTYGVVYAARDLNTQVRIAVKEVPEKNIGEVQPLHEEIKLHSELRHRNIVQYLGTVSEDGFFKIFMEQVPGGSLSALLRSKWGPLKENEATIAYYTKQILEGLKYLHDQKIVHRDIKGDNVLVNTYTGVVKISDFGTSKRLAGVCLSTETFTGTLQYMAPEVIDKGARGYGAPADIWSLGCTIVEMATGKPPFIELGSPEAAMFKVGLYKMHPDIPEQLSEKARSFILRCFEPDPNKRATAAQLLEDPFLTEYDTLGRKKKGMRLTNQQEFSRSVSVPADRSIRQHGDKCRLASSPDDGLEFGYGYGSRCNTAGSPSVSPASPSSYLSSLSYTSSVMTGSDLDDALMTRRSSSSGLLSPDVESPRTDGEQDGFYLLKKDSQRRTTLTKVLVHDQQKIVQIWFQRLQQELGSAKLLLTQDQLVVIMVGLREYIPEQKKLAIEQAFASLKNETEFEETVNQIHLALYTFQDAVNDVLKSHSIKPHWMFALDNLVRSSVHCAITVLSPDHESLLGSPDENIGVLGGSPGRPHDAVEEGSTSGVSTINSTKSAKLLHDFHHSKQCHQLQEKFQAARAENLRLLEELSLAEKRYGDLLKMYLSDRREQSRLLAEQLGVPLPPVLKPEESKAEGDNVAESTENIGSAENTCSKRRCVEVRGEELESPAGTMGSQSSAETVTGESIPEDAASPSLAHNPHEPPMIHVSSRNIDMELVAWLQALSIDRDVIDKFLAEDYTKDDVLLWMTRDDLRRMQMRGGVELRIWRNVVQYRHSQGLPVNPEEPSASCNTPKSSSSDSHPRSTKL from the exons ATGACAGACAGTCTAGGCAGCAGGAGTGATAACTCTGGACAATCAATCGTGCTGTCAGGCTCCAGAGCACGCATGGATGTCGTTTGCGTGCTGGACCTGTGCCACTCGGAGAGACTGCAGCAGCGCAAAAAGGCCTGGGATGCTGTCAGAAGCAGCTGTCTCTCCGTCAATGCCAATTGCTACCACATCCAG TTTGAAAAGCTTGACTTTGGCGAGACCAATGTCTTGGACCAATTTTACAATGCCGACGTTGCCATCGTGGACCTATCGATTGTCATGCAGCAGCGGACTCTCTTCTACCATCTTGGGGTCCGTGAGAGCTTTGACATGAAGGAGAACATACTTCTGTACAATGATTACGACTCAACAGTTACCATGCCTCTGAAG CTGTCATGTGGCAGTTACACCTTCATATCCTACCGGACCCTAGATGGGGGACAGTGTGTGATGACAGAACCAAGCATGAGAATAGGCACAGAAGACAACTCGACCACTGACTGTAAAATTCTACTCTCCAATAAACTTCGCAAACAGCTACAAGATGTTGAGATTCAGACAAA gGCCCACATGAAAGAGAAGTTTTTGGCAGACTTGCGCAAAATGAGGGAAGTTTTCTCAGGGGAAGAACTAAAGAAGCAGTTACATAATCTAAGGAAACGACTGGATGACCCCAATATCCTCTCAGGTGATGTTGTGCTCAACATGCTGCTGTCACTGCGGGAGATTCAG GACTATGATGCAATGGTGCAGCTTGTAGATGATCTCAAGACCATCCCTAACAGAAAATTGTACACCAGTACTCCAGCAATTAGGTTCCTCTATGGCTTTGCACTTAATAG ACGAAACATGGAGGGTGACAGGGAGAAGGCATTAGCAGTTATCACAAAAGctttagagaagaaagaaaatcaagttCCGGacatggtgtgtttgtgtggccgtATTTACAAG GATAAATTTGTAGAATCCCAACATACAGACCAGGAAAGTTTGCACAATGCCATTTATTGGTACAGAAAAGGCTTTGAGGAACAGCCAAATGAATACGCGGGAATCAATTTGGCAACGCTTCTTGTCATCGATGGCAATGACTTCTCAAAATCAGCTGAGCTGCAGCATATTG GAATGGTCCTCAACAATCTCATTGGCAAGAAGGGCTCACTGTCATCTTTACAAGATTACTGGGATGTGGCAACCTTTTTCGAGATCAGTGTGCTGGCAGAAGACTATGGCAAAGCGATCCAGGCAGCAGAGTGCATGTTTAAGCTTAAACCTCCCAATTG GTACTTAAAGTCCACCATTGGCAACATCATGCTCATCAATAGGTTTAGGAAGCGATCAGAAGACAACGAGCCAACTCCAGAAGAGAATATCTTCAATTTCTGGATTGACTACTTCGTGGAGGGCACCAAGACAGAGTTGGGGGATGTCATCCGCTTTCCA ATTCTGATATTGGAACCAACGGGGATGTACCAGCCAAGCTATTATTTACCCAGCTATGTGACTGCCAACCTTGGAGCTGAAGAGAAAAGCATCCAGCTCTCAAATCTCTGTATTGACAGAATGAAGGGAATATGTAGACGTGTTCATGAGTGGCTCTTCACTGCCAGCAGCATCAAGTCAATAAC GTTGTACAAACGGGATGAGCGTGCAGTGTTCCTATATGTGCAAGAAAACTCGGATGACTTCCAGATGTTCTTCCCATCAGAGCAATGTAGACAGATCTTCTTCCGATTGGTGTTGGAGCTGACAGCCAACCAGAAGGGGACTGTCATGGACCTGGAAGCAGAATTCTCCTCTGGACCCATTCAG TATGAATATGAATTAGAAGACAGTGGAAAGCGCCTAATACTAGGAAAAGGTACATATGGTGTAGTGTATGCAGCAAGAGATCTGAACACACAAGTCAGAATTGCTGTGAAGGAAGTCCCAGAGAAAAATATAGG GGAAGTCCAGCCTCTGCATGAAGAAATCAAACTCCACTCGGAGCTCCGCCACCGTAACATTGTGCAGTACCTAGGGACAGTGTCAGAGGATGGTTTCTTCAAGATCTTCATGGAGCAGGTTCCAGGAgggtctctctctgctttgcttagGTCAAAGTGGGGGCCCCTCAAGGAAAATGAGGCAACTATTGCCTACTACACAAAGCAGATCTTGGAAGGATTGAAGTATCTGCATGATCAGAAAATAGTTCATAGGGATATTAAAG GTGATAATGTTCTAGTCAATACTTACACGGGAGTTGTCAAGATCTCAGACTTTGGTACCTCAAAACGTCTAGCTGGAGTGTGCTTGAGCACAGAGACTTTCACTGGCACCTTACAGTACATGGCTCCTGAAGTCATTGACAAGGGAGCCAGAGGATATGGAGCTCCA GCTGACATCTGGTCACTCGGCTGCACAATTGTGGAAATGGCAACAGGGAAACCTCCTTTCATAGAGCTTGGCTCTCCTGAGGCAGCCATGTTTAAG GTTGGCTTATACAAGATGCACCCAGACATCCCTGAGCAACTGAGTGAAAAGGCGCGCAGCTTCATCCTTCGCTGCTTTGAGCCTGACCCCAATAAGAGGGCAACTGCTGCCCAGCTGCTAGAAGACCCGTTCCTGACTGAGTACGACAC attgggaaggaagaagaagggcatGCGCCTGACAAACCAGCAGGAATTCTCTCGCAGTGTGTCTGTCCCGGCTGACCGCAGCATCCGTCAGCATGGCGATAAGTGCCGTTTAGCCAGCTCTCCCGATGATGG CCTAGAGTTCGGGTATGGGTATGGTTCCCGTTGCAACACAGCTGGCAGCCCCAGTgtctccccagcctccccctcctcctacctctcatctctctcatacaCCAG CTCAGTTATGACTGGTTCTGATCTCGATGATGCTCTCATGACCCGACGTTCCTCAAGCAGTGGTCTTCTCTCGCCTGATGTGGAGTCACCAAGGACAGATGGG GAGCAGGATGGATTCTACCTTTTGAAAAAAGATTCTCAGCGACGGACAACTCTCACCAAAGTGTTGGTTCATGATCAACAAAAGATTGTTCAAATTTGGTTCCAGCGTCTGCAGCAGGAACTGGGCAGTGCCAAGTTATTACTCACTCAG GACCAGTTAGTGGTTATAATGGTTGGTCTGCGTGAATACATCCCGGAGCAGAAGAAATTAGCCATAGAGCAAGCCTTTGCATCCCTCAAGAATGAGACTGAATTTGAGGAGACTGTGAATCAGATACATTTGGCGCTTTACACTTTCCAAGATGCT GTGAATGATGTTTTAAAGAGTCACAGCATAAAACCTCACTGGATGTTTGCCCTTGACAACCTGGTGAGGAGCTCTGTACACTGTGCCATCACTGTTCTCTCTCCAG ACCATGAGAGCCTACTAGGTTCCCCAGATGAGAACATTGGCGTGCTGGGGGGGAGCCCTGGGAGACCACATGATGCAGTTGAGGAAGGCAGCACTTCAGGTGTGTCCACCATCAACTCTACTAAGTCAGCCAAGTTACTCCATGACTTCCACCACTCAAAGCAGTGCCACCAGCTGCAGGAGAAGTTCCAAGCAGCCAGGGCGGAGAATCTCAG GTTGCTAGAAGAGCTCTCTCTGGCAGAGAAACGGTATGGGGACCTGCTAAAGATGTACCTGTCTGACCGGCGTGAACAGAGCCGCCTCCTGGCTGAGCAGTTGGGTGTGCCCCTACCACCTGTTCTTAAGCCAGAGGAGAGCAAAGCGGAGGGTGACAATGTGGCTGAAAGCACAGAGAATATCGGCAGTGCAGAGAATACTTGTAGTAAGAGACGCTGTGTTGAAGTCCGAGGAGAAGAGTTAGAATCGCCTGCTGGTACCATGGGGTCGCAATCAAGTGCTGAGACAGTGactggagag agTATTCCTGAGGATGCTGCCTCCCCATCACTTGCCCACAATCCTCATGAACCCCCCATGATCCACGTGTCCTCTCGCAACATCGATATGGAGTTGGTTGCTTGGCTTCAGGCACTGTCAATTGATCGTGATGTTATTGATAAG TTTCTAGCTGAGGACTATACCAAAGATGATGTTCTTCTCTGGATGACTAGAGATGACCTCAGGAGAATGCAGATGAG AGGGGGAGTGGAATTGCGCATCTGGCGTAACGTGGTGCAGTACCGCCATTCTCAGGGCCTGCCAGTCAATCCTGAAGAGCCCTCTGCATCTTGCAACACCCCCAAATCAAGCTCTTCTGACTCACATCCCCGTTCAACCAAATTATGA
- the Ask1 gene encoding mitogen-activated protein kinase kinase kinase 15 isoform X3, whose protein sequence is MTDSLGSRSDNSGQSIVLSGSRARMDVVCVLDLCHSERLQQRKKAWDAVRSSCLSVNANCYHIQFEKLDFGETNVLDQFYNADVAIVDLSIVMQQRTLFYHLGVRESFDMKENILLYNDYDSTVTMPLKLSCGSYTFISYRTLDGGQCVMTEPSMRIGTEDNSTTDCKILLSNKLRKQLQDVEIQTKAHMKEKFLADLRKMREVFSGEELKKQLHNLRKRLDDPNILSGDVVLNMLLSLREIQDYDAMVQLVDDLKTIPNRKLYTSTPAIRFLYGFALNRRNMEGDREKALAVITKALEKKENQVPDMVCLCGRIYKDKFVESQHTDQESLHNAIYWYRKGFEEQPNEYAGINLATLLVIDGNDFSKSAELQHIGMVLNNLIGKKGSLSSLQDYWDVATFFEISVLAEDYGKAIQAAECMFKLKPPNWYLKSTIGNIMLINRFRKRSEDNEPTPEENIFNFWIDYFVEGTKTELGDVIRFPILILEPTGMYQPSYYLPSYVTANLGAEEKSIQLSNLCIDRMKGICRRVHEWLFTASSIKSITLYKRDERAVFLYVQENSDDFQMFFPSEQCRQIFFRLVLELTANQKGTVMDLEAEFSSGPIQYEYELEDSGKRLILGKGTYGVVYAARDLNTQVRIAVKEVPEKNIGEVQPLHEEIKLHSELRHRNIVQYLGTVSEDGFFKIFMEQVPGGSLSALLRSKWGPLKENEATIAYYTKQILEGLKYLHDQKIVHRDIKGDNVLVNTYTGVVKISDFGTSKRLAGVCLSTETFTGTLQYMAPEVIDKGARGYGAPADIWSLGCTIVEMATGKPPFIELGSPEAAMFKVGLYKMHPDIPEQLSEKARSFILRCFEPDPNKRATAAQLLEDPFLTELGRKKKGMRLTNQQEFSRSVSVPADRSIRQHGDKCRLASSPDDGLEFGYGYGSRCNTAGSPSVSPASPSSYLSSLSYTSSVMTGSDLDDALMTRRSSSSGLLSPDVESPRTDGEQDGFYLLKKDSQRRTTLTKVLVHDQQKIVQIWFQRLQQELGSAKLLLTQDQLVVIMVGLREYIPEQKKLAIEQAFASLKNETEFEETVNQIHLALYTFQDAVNDVLKSHSIKPHWMFALDNLVRSSVHCAITVLSPDHESLLGSPDENIGVLGGSPGRPHDAVEEGSTSGVSTINSTKSAKLLHDFHHSKQCHQLQEKFQAARAENLRLLEELSLAEKRYGDLLKMYLSDRREQSRLLAEQLGVPLPPVLKPEESKAEGDNVAESTENIGSAENTCSKRRCVEVRGEELESPAGTMGSQSSAETVTGESIPEDAASPSLAHNPHEPPMIHVSSRNIDMELVAWLQALSIDRDVIDKFLAEDYTKDDVLLWMTRDDLRRMQMRGGVELRIWRNVVQYRHSQGLPVNPEEPSASCNTPKSSSSDSHPRSTKL, encoded by the exons ATGACAGACAGTCTAGGCAGCAGGAGTGATAACTCTGGACAATCAATCGTGCTGTCAGGCTCCAGAGCACGCATGGATGTCGTTTGCGTGCTGGACCTGTGCCACTCGGAGAGACTGCAGCAGCGCAAAAAGGCCTGGGATGCTGTCAGAAGCAGCTGTCTCTCCGTCAATGCCAATTGCTACCACATCCAG TTTGAAAAGCTTGACTTTGGCGAGACCAATGTCTTGGACCAATTTTACAATGCCGACGTTGCCATCGTGGACCTATCGATTGTCATGCAGCAGCGGACTCTCTTCTACCATCTTGGGGTCCGTGAGAGCTTTGACATGAAGGAGAACATACTTCTGTACAATGATTACGACTCAACAGTTACCATGCCTCTGAAG CTGTCATGTGGCAGTTACACCTTCATATCCTACCGGACCCTAGATGGGGGACAGTGTGTGATGACAGAACCAAGCATGAGAATAGGCACAGAAGACAACTCGACCACTGACTGTAAAATTCTACTCTCCAATAAACTTCGCAAACAGCTACAAGATGTTGAGATTCAGACAAA gGCCCACATGAAAGAGAAGTTTTTGGCAGACTTGCGCAAAATGAGGGAAGTTTTCTCAGGGGAAGAACTAAAGAAGCAGTTACATAATCTAAGGAAACGACTGGATGACCCCAATATCCTCTCAGGTGATGTTGTGCTCAACATGCTGCTGTCACTGCGGGAGATTCAG GACTATGATGCAATGGTGCAGCTTGTAGATGATCTCAAGACCATCCCTAACAGAAAATTGTACACCAGTACTCCAGCAATTAGGTTCCTCTATGGCTTTGCACTTAATAG ACGAAACATGGAGGGTGACAGGGAGAAGGCATTAGCAGTTATCACAAAAGctttagagaagaaagaaaatcaagttCCGGacatggtgtgtttgtgtggccgtATTTACAAG GATAAATTTGTAGAATCCCAACATACAGACCAGGAAAGTTTGCACAATGCCATTTATTGGTACAGAAAAGGCTTTGAGGAACAGCCAAATGAATACGCGGGAATCAATTTGGCAACGCTTCTTGTCATCGATGGCAATGACTTCTCAAAATCAGCTGAGCTGCAGCATATTG GAATGGTCCTCAACAATCTCATTGGCAAGAAGGGCTCACTGTCATCTTTACAAGATTACTGGGATGTGGCAACCTTTTTCGAGATCAGTGTGCTGGCAGAAGACTATGGCAAAGCGATCCAGGCAGCAGAGTGCATGTTTAAGCTTAAACCTCCCAATTG GTACTTAAAGTCCACCATTGGCAACATCATGCTCATCAATAGGTTTAGGAAGCGATCAGAAGACAACGAGCCAACTCCAGAAGAGAATATCTTCAATTTCTGGATTGACTACTTCGTGGAGGGCACCAAGACAGAGTTGGGGGATGTCATCCGCTTTCCA ATTCTGATATTGGAACCAACGGGGATGTACCAGCCAAGCTATTATTTACCCAGCTATGTGACTGCCAACCTTGGAGCTGAAGAGAAAAGCATCCAGCTCTCAAATCTCTGTATTGACAGAATGAAGGGAATATGTAGACGTGTTCATGAGTGGCTCTTCACTGCCAGCAGCATCAAGTCAATAAC GTTGTACAAACGGGATGAGCGTGCAGTGTTCCTATATGTGCAAGAAAACTCGGATGACTTCCAGATGTTCTTCCCATCAGAGCAATGTAGACAGATCTTCTTCCGATTGGTGTTGGAGCTGACAGCCAACCAGAAGGGGACTGTCATGGACCTGGAAGCAGAATTCTCCTCTGGACCCATTCAG TATGAATATGAATTAGAAGACAGTGGAAAGCGCCTAATACTAGGAAAAGGTACATATGGTGTAGTGTATGCAGCAAGAGATCTGAACACACAAGTCAGAATTGCTGTGAAGGAAGTCCCAGAGAAAAATATAGG GGAAGTCCAGCCTCTGCATGAAGAAATCAAACTCCACTCGGAGCTCCGCCACCGTAACATTGTGCAGTACCTAGGGACAGTGTCAGAGGATGGTTTCTTCAAGATCTTCATGGAGCAGGTTCCAGGAgggtctctctctgctttgcttagGTCAAAGTGGGGGCCCCTCAAGGAAAATGAGGCAACTATTGCCTACTACACAAAGCAGATCTTGGAAGGATTGAAGTATCTGCATGATCAGAAAATAGTTCATAGGGATATTAAAG GTGATAATGTTCTAGTCAATACTTACACGGGAGTTGTCAAGATCTCAGACTTTGGTACCTCAAAACGTCTAGCTGGAGTGTGCTTGAGCACAGAGACTTTCACTGGCACCTTACAGTACATGGCTCCTGAAGTCATTGACAAGGGAGCCAGAGGATATGGAGCTCCA GCTGACATCTGGTCACTCGGCTGCACAATTGTGGAAATGGCAACAGGGAAACCTCCTTTCATAGAGCTTGGCTCTCCTGAGGCAGCCATGTTTAAG GTTGGCTTATACAAGATGCACCCAGACATCCCTGAGCAACTGAGTGAAAAGGCGCGCAGCTTCATCCTTCGCTGCTTTGAGCCTGACCCCAATAAGAGGGCAACTGCTGCCCAGCTGCTAGAAGACCCGTTCCTGACTGA attgggaaggaagaagaagggcatGCGCCTGACAAACCAGCAGGAATTCTCTCGCAGTGTGTCTGTCCCGGCTGACCGCAGCATCCGTCAGCATGGCGATAAGTGCCGTTTAGCCAGCTCTCCCGATGATGG CCTAGAGTTCGGGTATGGGTATGGTTCCCGTTGCAACACAGCTGGCAGCCCCAGTgtctccccagcctccccctcctcctacctctcatctctctcatacaCCAG CTCAGTTATGACTGGTTCTGATCTCGATGATGCTCTCATGACCCGACGTTCCTCAAGCAGTGGTCTTCTCTCGCCTGATGTGGAGTCACCAAGGACAGATGGG GAGCAGGATGGATTCTACCTTTTGAAAAAAGATTCTCAGCGACGGACAACTCTCACCAAAGTGTTGGTTCATGATCAACAAAAGATTGTTCAAATTTGGTTCCAGCGTCTGCAGCAGGAACTGGGCAGTGCCAAGTTATTACTCACTCAG GACCAGTTAGTGGTTATAATGGTTGGTCTGCGTGAATACATCCCGGAGCAGAAGAAATTAGCCATAGAGCAAGCCTTTGCATCCCTCAAGAATGAGACTGAATTTGAGGAGACTGTGAATCAGATACATTTGGCGCTTTACACTTTCCAAGATGCT GTGAATGATGTTTTAAAGAGTCACAGCATAAAACCTCACTGGATGTTTGCCCTTGACAACCTGGTGAGGAGCTCTGTACACTGTGCCATCACTGTTCTCTCTCCAG ACCATGAGAGCCTACTAGGTTCCCCAGATGAGAACATTGGCGTGCTGGGGGGGAGCCCTGGGAGACCACATGATGCAGTTGAGGAAGGCAGCACTTCAGGTGTGTCCACCATCAACTCTACTAAGTCAGCCAAGTTACTCCATGACTTCCACCACTCAAAGCAGTGCCACCAGCTGCAGGAGAAGTTCCAAGCAGCCAGGGCGGAGAATCTCAG GTTGCTAGAAGAGCTCTCTCTGGCAGAGAAACGGTATGGGGACCTGCTAAAGATGTACCTGTCTGACCGGCGTGAACAGAGCCGCCTCCTGGCTGAGCAGTTGGGTGTGCCCCTACCACCTGTTCTTAAGCCAGAGGAGAGCAAAGCGGAGGGTGACAATGTGGCTGAAAGCACAGAGAATATCGGCAGTGCAGAGAATACTTGTAGTAAGAGACGCTGTGTTGAAGTCCGAGGAGAAGAGTTAGAATCGCCTGCTGGTACCATGGGGTCGCAATCAAGTGCTGAGACAGTGactggagag agTATTCCTGAGGATGCTGCCTCCCCATCACTTGCCCACAATCCTCATGAACCCCCCATGATCCACGTGTCCTCTCGCAACATCGATATGGAGTTGGTTGCTTGGCTTCAGGCACTGTCAATTGATCGTGATGTTATTGATAAG TTTCTAGCTGAGGACTATACCAAAGATGATGTTCTTCTCTGGATGACTAGAGATGACCTCAGGAGAATGCAGATGAG AGGGGGAGTGGAATTGCGCATCTGGCGTAACGTGGTGCAGTACCGCCATTCTCAGGGCCTGCCAGTCAATCCTGAAGAGCCCTCTGCATCTTGCAACACCCCCAAATCAAGCTCTTCTGACTCACATCCCCGTTCAACCAAATTATGA